The Enhydrobacter sp. sequence GGCCGACCGAGATGTCGACACTATTCAGCGCGCGGAACTGCGCATGGTAGACCGACAGTCCCTCGATCGAGAGCAGGGGCGTATCCGCCGGCACCGTCATCGCCGCCTCATTCGCCGAGATAGATGCTTCTGATGCGGGCATCCGCCAGCACTGCTTGGGGCTCGCCGATCGCGACGAACGAGCCCTCGTGCAGCACGGCGATGCGGTGGCAGAGGCCGCGCAGCGCGCGGATGACATGCTCGATCCAGACAATGGCGGTGCCCTCTCCGTGCACGCGCCGGATGATGCCGAGAAGCGTGTCGACCTCGGCATCGGTGAGCCCGCCTGCGATCTCGTCCAGCAACAGGAGCCGGGGCCCGACCGCCAGGGCACGGCAGAGCTCGAGCCGCTTGAGATCGAGCAGCGTGAGCTGCCCGGCGGGGCGGCCATGGTCCGCGGAGAGACCGGTGATCTCCAGCATCGCCTCGGCCTGCTCGCGCGCGGCGCGAAGGCTCTTGGCCGCGCCGTGCACTGCCGCCGCCAGCACGTTTTCGAACACGGTCAGGTGCGTGAACGGCTTGGGGATCTGATAGGTGCGGCCGATGCCGAGACGGCAGCGATCCCAGGTCCTGAGGCGGCCGATCTCGCGGCCATTGTAGCGGATGGTGCCGGCGGAAGGCTGCAGCACTCCCGCCACGAGGTTGAACAGCGTCGTCTTGCCCGCGCCATTGGGGCCGATGATGCCGAGGATTTCGCGGTCGCCCACCGTGAGGTCGAGGCCGTCGATCACAGTGAGGCCGCCGAAACGCTTGGCAAGGCCGGCGATCTCGAGGACGGTCGAACGCTCTGTCATTGCCTCGCCGACGATGAGCGGAATAGGACGCCGCGCTGTGCGGTTGCGTCTAGCTGTAGGTGATCGCCTCCGGCTCGCCGCCGGCCGGGATTTCCGGGGCGTATTTGTTGTCGACGATCACCAGCTCCAGTGGCCATTTCTTGCCCTTTCGCCACTGGCCGCCGACGACCGGCGTCAGCGAGGTGTTGGGCAGCGGGCCCTTCCTGAAGTTCACCGGCCCGACGATCGACTTGTAGTCCATGTCGCGGATGGCATCGCGCACCGATTCGCGCTTGTCGAGATCGTGCGCCCGCTTCAGGGCGTCGAACGCGGTCTCGAACAGGGCGTGGCGGAAGCCGAGCGCCATCGAGCCCTGCCGGCCGCTCACCTTCTCGTATTCGTCGGCGAGCTGCGCCGAGGTCTGGCCGGTGAGCCCCGAGGAGAACGGGTGGAAGCGCGACCACCAGACCTCGATGCTGAAGTTGACGGCGCGGTCGCCGAACGGATAGACGCCCGGCGGGAACTCGGCGACCTTGCCCGGCGTCACGAGCTTGGGCCTGAAGCCCTGCTGGGCGCTGCTGTTCCAGAACACAGTGAACTCCGGCGCCGGCGTCACCGTCATCACGCCTTCGGCCCCGCCAGCCTTGAAGGCGGCGATCTGCGCGTCGAAGTTGTTGGCCGGCAGGTCGAACCGGCCCGGATCGACGATGGTGAAGCCGGCGCCGGTGATCGGCGGCGGCATGACGCGGGCGAACACATTGCCGTCGTCGTCGTTCGGCCACAGCACGCCAAGTTTCTTGTTGGTCGGGATCCGGCCCCACATCGACAGCATGGCGTGGATCACCTCGTCGCCCGAGAAGAAGTAGTTGTAGGTCCAGTCGAAGCCCTTCTTCGGATCGCCGTGCCGGCCGAAGAACCACGACTCGAGCGGCGCGTCGTTGGAGATGCAGGGCACGGCGTTGAGCTCGCACTGATCGGACACCGGATTGACCGTCTCCGGCGTCGCGAAGGCGCACATGATGTCGACCTTGTCCTTCAGGATCAGGTCGCTGGCCACCTCCGAGGCGCGGTTGGGATTGGACTGGC is a genomic window containing:
- a CDS encoding ABC transporter substrate-binding protein — translated: MRRIPVVDRRSVLKGAAAAGAASLLARPAFAVPRTLKIGLVAPQTGPISLFSEHIPFVLDQIKRATGGNLKIGGTNRPFEIIVRDSQSNPNRASEVASDLILKDKVDIMCAFATPETVNPVSDQCELNAVPCISNDAPLESWFFGRHGDPKKGFDWTYNYFFSGDEVIHAMLSMWGRIPTNKKLGVLWPNDDDGNVFARVMPPPITGAGFTIVDPGRFDLPANNFDAQIAAFKAGGAEGVMTVTPAPEFTVFWNSSAQQGFRPKLVTPGKVAEFPPGVYPFGDRAVNFSIEVWWSRFHPFSSGLTGQTSAQLADEYEKVSGRQGSMALGFRHALFETAFDALKRAHDLDKRESVRDAIRDMDYKSIVGPVNFRKGPLPNTSLTPVVGGQWRKGKKWPLELVIVDNKYAPEIPAGGEPEAITYS
- a CDS encoding ABC transporter ATP-binding protein, with amino-acid sequence MTERSTVLEIAGLAKRFGGLTVIDGLDLTVGDREILGIIGPNGAGKTTLFNLVAGVLQPSAGTIRYNGREIGRLRTWDRCRLGIGRTYQIPKPFTHLTVFENVLAAAVHGAAKSLRAAREQAEAMLEITGLSADHGRPAGQLTLLDLKRLELCRALAVGPRLLLLDEIAGGLTDAEVDTLLGIIRRVHGEGTAIVWIEHVIRALRGLCHRIAVLHEGSFVAIGEPQAVLADARIRSIYLGE